In Ignavibacteriales bacterium, the DNA window CAGCGGAGTGTTCATCGACCTAATTTGGTCGCGTCTCAGCATGATGAATAATTTTACCGAAACCGATTCTTGCGTTTTTACAATCAATGAATCACCCAAAACGGAAATCATCCCATCAACATTTTTCAGCTTAAACGATAACGGCACAGATTCAAAAGTCTTATTCAACGCCTTGACATCATAAAGATTGCTTATATAATCGTCGGGCTGTTCCTGATAAAACATTCCCCCCGTGCGAAGAATTGTAACATCAATATCCGAACGCGTGATGACAAGATATATAAGAAGTGAAATGAGAATTATCAGCAGAATCGAATACCCGATACTTCGCGGCGTAAAGAGAGATCGGATTTTCTTTTCGATCCCCTCGATTGAATCGTACCGGATTAAACCCCTCGGTTTTTCTACCGAGTCCATAATTGAATCACAAGCATCAATGCAAGTAGTGCAGTTTATACACTCAAGCTGCGTACCGTTTCGAATATCAATACCCGTCGGACAAACATCCACACACTGATGACAATCTATACAATCGCCAATTACTCTTTCTTCGCTTTTTCGGAGTTTACCTCTCGGTTCTCCGCGAATGAAATCATAAGCAATGACGATTGAATTTCTGTCCAGTAATACTCCCTGCAACCTGCCGTACGGACATACGAGTATGCAAGCTTGCTCACGGAACCAGCCGAAAATCCAATGAAAGACACCGGTGAATACAAGAATAGCAACTAACCCGCCCATATGTTCAGATGGAGGAGAGGTAATTATTTTTAATAATTTGTCCGAACCTATTATCCATGCAAGCAGCATGTTGGAGATAAGGAACGATAGAAAAAAATAAATTCCATGTTTAAATGATTTCTTGAAAATTTTATTGCCCGTCCATGATGAATCGTTCAATTGTTTTTGCCGGAGAGGATTTCCTTCTATCCAATAATCAATCTTGCGGAAAACCATCTCCATAAAAACCGTTTGCGGACAAATCCATCCGCAAAACAAACGTCCGAACACTACGGTGAATAAAAAAATAAAAACGATCGTCGATATCATCGCAATGGCGAAAAGAATATAATCGTGCGGACCGAAAATTAGACCGAACACGATGAATTTGCGCTCAGTAATATCGAACAGCATCAACGGATGACCGTTGAAACGCAGAAACGGGGTAACAAAAAGAATTGCAAGAAGAATCCAGCTTGCGAGAATGCGCCCGCGATGGAATCTTCCTTCGGGTTTCTTAGGGTAAATCCATTTCCGTTTTCCTTCTTTTGAAACAATACCGAGCTGGTCGCGGAAAGAAGTTTCCGATGCTGGAGAATTTGTTGTTTCAGTTTCCGTCACGATTTCACTGCAATTTTTACAGAATCACTTGATTCAACCTTAGGTTCCACCCACAAATTGCCTTCCTGCGGTTTTCCGCCCGGCGGATTTGTTCCCTGCAAAGTAAGGATATACGATGCAATCTGTTGGATTTCTTTAGGTGTGAATACGAGTTTCCAACTGATCATTCCTTTTGCAGGAACTCCATTTTTAATCGTGGCAAAAATATTTTTTACACCGCCGCCATGAATCCAATATTGATCCGTGAGGTTAGGCCCTACAACTCCACCGCCTTCATTGCCGTGACAGCTAACGCAGTTCTTCTTGAATTTTTCCATTCCTTCCTTTATCGATGCATCATCCTTGAGCGCAGCCAATTTATCTTCGTTGATCTCACCTTCCGATGCGATCCGCACACGCCTCATCAAATCGGCAGATGCAAGCTCTTCCGAAAATTCAGCTTGCGGCAACGGACTTGTTTTCAACACATGATAATTGATCAGATAAATAACGGCGAAGAGAACGGTTGCACCGAAAAGATAATTGAACCACGGAGGAATCCTGTTATCCAACTCAGTTATCCCATCGAAGTCTTCATCCATCTGGATTGCTTTTTCAGCAGATTGCGGCACAACATAAGCCCATGCAGTATGCAAAAATTTTACAATCGGTTCTATGTTTCCTTCAAGAACAAATATGACGAAGAAAATAATTATCACAAAAAATGCGGTGAGTATGCCTGTAACAATTAAAGCGGTTTCTGTTCCCGTATCTGCGGCTTGCGCTAAGAGAGTGGAACTGCCGAAAATAAAAAGCATAATCAATCTAAGTAAAAATTTATTTTTCATGATGATATCCTTTCAGATTCACGATACTCATCGAGCGGCAAATTACTCATATAATCTGTATGTTCTTTTCTCATTTTGAAAACTATAAAAAGAACGATGATGAAGAACGGAATAAAAATGAAAAGGGAGATAAGCGGATAAGAAGCAATTCCTTCGACCTGTTGCAGATATTGAGAAAACATTTTTTGCTCCTTCCTACTTTTGTACCTGAATATCCGTGCCAAGCCGTTGGAGATACGCGATAACGGCAATGATCTCCTTTGAAGGATCGGCAGGTATTTTTTGTTTTTGAAGATCAACGGCAATCAGTTCTGCCTGCCTTTGCAAATCGGTCAACGCCAATAAATCGAATCCTTTAGGATATGGAACTCCCAAACTTTGCATGGCTCTGATTTTCGGCTCGAGTGTAGAATTATCTAAGTCTTGTGTGTATAACCACGGATACGGAGGCATAATGGAACCGGGAGAAACCGAGCGCGGATCGTCCATGTGCATAAAGTGCCAAAGATTGGGATATCTTTTTCCTTCACGATGGAGATCGGGACCGGTGCGTTTCGATCCCCACAAAAATGGGTGATCATAAACAAACTCGCCTGCTTTAGAATACTCACCGTACCGTTCAGTTTCCGATCGGAATGGCCTCACCATTTGAGAATGACAGGTATTACATCCTTCGCGGATATAAATGTCTCGCCCCTGCAACTCGAGCGGTGTATACGGTTTCACTGCAGCAATCGTAGGAATGTTAGATTTTATTAGAAATGTCGGAATGATTTCTATCAATCCCCCAATTAAAATTACAACGAGAGAAACGACTGCAAATTGAATGGGACGCTTTTCAAGCCATCGATGTTTATTTTCTTTCGAGACGTGTTCATCAACCCACACGGCTGGAACTTGTACTTCTTCTTCTTTTATCAATTTTCCCGAGCGAACAGTCTTGAACATATTATAACACATGATGCACGCGCCGGAAAGATACAATGTTCCGCCGAAAGCACGCAGAATATACATCGGTATAATTTGAAGAACGGTTTCTAAAAAATTCGGGTATTGAAGAACGCCAAATGTTGTGAATTGTTTCCACATCAGCGATTGTGCAACGCCAGCCCAGTACATTGGCACAGCATAGAAAACTATACCGAGAGTACCGAGCCAGAAATGCAGATTCGCAAGTTTTTTAGAAAATAGATTTGTTCCCCACATTCTCGGTATGAGCCAGTAAACTATTCCAAAAGTCAGAAATCCGTTCCAGCCCAGCGCACCGATATGCACATGCGCAATTGTCCAATCTGTGTAATGTGAAAGAGCGTTGACATTTTTCAATGAAAGAGTTGGACCTTCCAATGTTGCCATGCCGTATGCTGTAACTGCAACAACCATGAATTTTAAAATCGGGTCTTCGCGCACTTTATTCCACGCGCCGCGTAATGTTAGTAATCCGTTAATGGCACCGCCCCACGAGGGAGCTATCAACATAATTGAAAAAACTGTTCCTAAAGACTGCGCCCAATCCGGAAGAGCAGTGTAAAGCAGATGATGAGGTCCAGCCCAGATATAAATAAATATAAGTGACCAAAAATGAACTATCGATAGCCGGTATGAATAAACCGGACGGTTTGCAGCTTTGGGTAAAAAGTAATACATCAAACCTAAGTAAGGTGTTGTAAGAAAAAAAGCAACCGCATTATGTCCATACCACCATTGCACAAGCGCATCTTGAACTCCGGCATACACCGGATAACTTTTTAGAAATGAAACAGGAATCTCGATGGAATTTACAATATGAAGAACAGCAACAGTTACTAATGTTGCAAGATAAAACCAGATCGCGACGTACATATGTTTCTCTCGCCGCTTGATAATTGTGCCGACAACATTAATTGTAAGCACAATCCAGATTAATGTAATCGCAATATCGATGGGCCACTCGAGTTCGGCATATTCCTTAGCTGTTGAAATACCTAATGGTAACGTTACGACGGCAGCAACAATTATCAATTGCCATCCCCAAAAATGAATCTTACTCAATAGATCGCTGAACATTCTCGCTTTACACAATCGCTGGAGCGAATAGTACAATCCCATAAAAATTCCATTCCCCACAAATGCAAATATAACTGCATTAGTATGGAGCGGACGGAGTCTACCGAATGTAAGATACTGTAACTTTGCATTGTATATCGGATCGAATAACTGGAAAGCTATAGTTAATCCAACAGTCATTCCTACAATTCCCCATACCATCGTTGCAATTGCAAAATTGCGAACAACACCGTTATCGTACTTGATCGTTTGCATTTCCATAATCAGCTGATCCTTTTACTTTATTTTCCGATGTTTGATTCATTGTAATATTTTTCTTTTCATCATCAAAGAGAATTCTAACGGATGGTGTAAATTTATCATCATATTGCCCATTTCTCACAGCCCAAACGAACAATAACAAAAAACTAACCGCGACAAAAATACTGAATCCAACCAATATCCAAATAACCGACACTATATCAATCCTCTCCGTTTCGCCAGAAACCGGGTCAATAAAGTTGAGAATGCAACAACCGTGATAGAACTAAGCGGCATGAGTATGGCAGCCAACATCGGAGATAGATCACTCTGCACAGCGAAGTACAATCCTATGATATTATAGATAATTGATATCATAAAGTTCCAATATACTACATGTTTTGCTGTCGATGCAAATCGGATAAATCTGTCCAAATCGTTAAAGGCATCGGCACTTAAGATACCATCACAAGCAGGTGAAAACGCGCTGACGTCTTCCGTAATTGCAATGGCAACATCGCTTTGCCATAATGCGCCGGCATCATTTAAACCATCACCGACCATAATAACGTTCCGGTTTTTTGATTGTAACGATTTAATAAATGATAATTTATCGGCCGGTTTCTGGTTGAATTCCATCCCGTTGAAATTCGGAAAAATATCTTTTAATTTCTCCATCTCACCATCATCATCACCTGATAGGAGGGATATTGAATGACTTCCGCTGAGATTGTCAAAAACTTTATCGACTTGATCCCGGTAGACATTTTCAAATTCAAACCGACCGAGAATCTCTCCATCAACCGAAGCATATACACTTGTCTTTTTGATATTATTTTCCGGAGTTTTCACTCCAACAAATGAAGCGGAGCCAAGTTGAACTTCAGATCCTTCCACGAACGCGCGAATACCAGCCGCTTCCACTTCTTCGAAGTCGGTCACCTCGAAATTTTTTCTTATCTGCAAAAAATCATAAATCGATCGGCTCAGCGGATGCGTGGAACTTCGCGCGAGGGATGCAAGCAGGATTTGATTTTTTTCCGAAAGTGAATTTCCGTTGAATCGGATCGATGTTCGATCGGTTTTAGTGATTGTCCCGGTTTTATCAAAAACAATCGTATCGGTTTTAGATAACGCCTCAACAACGGATGAATGCTTCAGGTAAAATCCTTTCTTCCCAAATAGTCGAAGAGTTGTACCGAAAACAAACGGGGCCGCAAGTGCGAGCGCGCATGGGCATGCAATGATTAAAATCGCGGTTACCGAGTCTAGAATTTTACCCGGATTAATATTCCACCATACAATTGCTGTCAACAATGCAATGAACAGAATTCCAAGCGTGAAATATTTTCCTACGGTATTCGATAATGTGAGTAATCTCGATTTTATTCTGTCTGATAACCGAAACTCATTCCATAGCTGGATGAACTCACTCTCAGATACTTCCTTAATGGCTTCAAGCTCTATAAGACTTCCGAGATGTTTTCCACCGGCATAAATCAAGTCACCAACTCTTTTTATTGATGGTTTGGATTCTCCGCTTACAAAGCTGTAATCAATATTTGCGATTCCGTTCATCAACACAGAATCAGCAGGTATGATTTCGTTATTTCTGATAATCATTCTTTCACCGGGCCTGATAAGAGTGATGGGAATAGTAGTTTCATCCCACCCCTTTTTGACCGATACCGCAAGTGGAAAATATGATTGATACTTCCGTTCAAAGTTCAAAGTATCATAAGTTTTATTTTGAAATAATCTGCCGATAAGTAGAAAAAAAACTAGTCCTGTTAACGAATCAAAATATCCGGGACCGATTTGAAATAACACTTCAACGGCGGAACGAAGGAATACAATCGCAATGCCGAGCGCGATCGGTACATCAATATTTATCGCTTTTGATCTTAACCCATTTACCGCCGATCCAAAAAAAATCGCACTGCTAAAATAGACAACGGGAATAGATAAGATCAGATTGAGATAACCGAACAACGTTCTGGTGCCGGTATCGATCATAGATGAAGAGAGGTATTCCGGTAAACTGAACAGCATAATGTTTCCAAAACAAAAAGCGGCAACACCAATTTTCAAATATAAACTTCGCTCGATTTTAGTGCGGTGGCTGGGATCGGATGCATTCAAATTCAATTCGGGTTCATATCCAATGGAAGAGATAAGTTCAACAACTTGACGAAATGAAATTTTATTTTTTACGAATTTGATAAGTATTCGTTTTTTTAAAAAATCTACTCGGGAAAAAAATATTCCCGGATGCAATTTATGCAAATTCTCTAAAAGCCAGATACATGAACTGCAATGCATCTGGGGAATGTGAAAACTTACAACTACTATACCATCACCAGAAAAATCTATCAGCTTACTGTTTACGTCCGGCTCATCCAAATAAGCAAACTTTGAGTCGGTAGATATCGGTGGCGTAATACCAGGGTGTTCATTGAAATCGTAGTACCGGTAAAGGTGCTTCCCGTTCAGTATTTCGTAAACAGATTTGCAACCATTGCAACAAAACAATTTATCATCGTAGGTTATGGCTACTTCACCGGTAGGCGCTCCACAGTGAAAACAGTTCGTTTCAATATTTATATTATTTTCCGGCACCATTAGTCATATTAATCTAAAAGCAATATACAATTTTGATTCCATCTAAATCAACTCTAATCTAACTTTTCAAATGACGGCTGTGCGTTATAAAACAAATCCATTCCCATGAATTTTAATTGCCTTTAACATCATGACAAAGCTCTGTAGAACAATTATGAACTCTTCATAATCATCTATCCACAGGAGATACTTTTAATCAACTGATCCAGATAAATTTAATTTCAACTCCGAACTAATTATATAAACTTAAACTTAATAATCTAACCTTTCTGGACTGGGGTTTTTAACACACTTTAAAATAAATTTGTCAGTATTGAGAATTCCGTTGATATTAAATGAAAAATAATCAAATCAAAGATCAGCAATCCTCGATAAATTTAATAAATTCGCCAATCTTATAATTATTTTCTGGAGGAATAAATGGCATAATTTTAGGATATTGTTGATAGCCCGCTGAATTTATTTTATTGACTAATCTAGCTCTCTTTGAAAGGAATAAAAGAATGTCTGGCAAAAGCCGTCGCGATTTTCTGAAACAATCCGTAGCAGCTGGAGCGGTAGCTACGGGACTTTCAACATCAACAGCAACTGCAGGACCTAAAAATATTTTATCAGAAGACAGAATGGGGGTTCTGGTCGATACTACCGTCTGTGTTGGATGTAGAAATTGTGAATGGGCTTGCAAAGATGCCCACAATTTACCTGTCGGCAATTTAGCTTCGTACGAAGATAGAAAAATTTTGGAAACTAAAAGAAGACCTGATCATACTGCGCTCACTGTTATCAATGAATACCCTCATGGCAAAAATTCAAATCTACCTATCAATGTAAAGATACAGTGTATGCATTGCGATCGCCCGGCTTGTGTTTCTGCCTGCATCGTTGGTGCTTTCTCTAAAGAAGAAAACGGATCGGTTATCTGGGATACAGAAATGTGTATTGGTTGTCGTTACTGCATGGCTGCCTGTCCGTACCAGATTCCGGCGTTTGAGTATGATAAAGCAATTAATCCATTAATCATGAAATGCGATTTTTGTTTCAACAGAACAAAAGAGGGAAATCTTCCCGGCTGTGTGAACATCTGCCCGGTTGAGGCACTTACTTATGGCCCGAGGAGCGAACTGATTAAAATTGCACGAAACCGTATCAAAAAGGAACCGCATAGATATATCGATCATATTTTTGGCGAATATGAGGTTGGAGGTAGTTCGTGGATGTACCTGGGTTCAACAGATTTTAAAGAACTTGATTTTCCTCGGCTTGGAAAAAATCCCGCTCCCGGTGTTTCTGAATCCATCCAACATGGAATTTTTGCATACTTCATTCCCCCTGTTTCTCTGTACGCACTGCTGGGCGGAATCATGTGGATTACAAAACGTCGTAAAGAATTAGAGGAGGAGGGAAAAATATGAGTCACGAATTAGTTAAACCAGTTCAGATAAAACAAAAATTTTTTACACCCGGTGTTTATGGACTCATTATAATCGCACTAAACGGTTTAGTTTTTCTGGCGGGAAGATTTATTTTCGGTATAGGCGCGGTTACAAATTTAAATAATCAATATCCCTGGGGACTATGGATTGGTGTTGATGTTGCTGCCGGAGTTGCGCTTGCTGCCGGCGGTTTTACAACTGCGGCTTTTGGTCATGTGATGCACAAAGAAGAATATCATGCCATTGTCCGCCCGGCATTGTTGACCGCTATGCTTGGCTACACTTTCGTTGCTATCGGAGTTTTTGTCGATATCGGAAGATGGTACTTTATATGGCATCCGTTGATTATGTGGAACGGAAATTCTGCTTTGTTCGAAGTTGGTATCTGCGTTATGATTTATATGACTGTTCTGTACATCGAGTTTCTTCCCATTGTTACTGAACGATTTATTGGAAAAGTAAATCTACCCGGATTACTCTCTCCATTGAATAAACCGGCAGATAAAATATTGAGATTATTAGACCGCGGACTTTCTAAAACCATGTTCATCTTTATTATCGCGGGAGTTGTTCTCTCGACACTTCATCAATCGTCACTGGGTACATTAATGGTAATAGCAGGACCCAAAATGCATCCATTATGGCAAACACCTATCTTACCGCTCCTGTTTTTATTATCTGCGATAAGCGTCGGTTTTCCGATGGTGATATTTGAATCATTAATGGCATCACGCTCGCTTAAGTTAAAACCTGAAATGCATGTTCTCTCAAGATTAGGTTCAATGATAGCACCCTTGCTTGGAATTTATCTTGCTTTTAAAATTGGTGATATGTTCATCAGAGAAACATTCGTTTATTTAAGTGAATTTACGACTGCGAGTATAATGTTTTCAATTGAACTTCTCTTAGGAGTAATTATCCCGTTGAGAATGTTCTTATCTCCAAAAGTTTTGAAATCACCTCCTCTTCTTTTCACGGCATCAGCACTTGTTGTATTTGGAGTATTGTTAAACAGAATAAATAATTTTGTTGTTGCATACACTCCTCCTTATTCAACAGGGTCGTATTTTCCATCAATCGGTGAAATTTCTGTCACGATAGGATTTGTAGCAATGTTGGTCCTTGCATATAGATTTATTGTCATCAATTTCCCCGTAATAAGCATGCCCGATAAACAATCTATCCAACATAATAAATATACGATCAGAGGATTTGAAAAATGAAAAACTTTTTGATTGTTTTATCGATTTTATTTTTTGTAATTGAATCCGACGCTCAACAGAGCCCCGGCAAAAACCACGCGAAACTGCACATTAATTGTGTATCATGTCACACATGTGGTCTTCCGACCAAAGATGATCCTTGCTGGGTAGCTTGTCCTCGCGAAAAAATGATTACGGTTTATCTCAAACCCGAGCAAACCGATGAACTTGTTGTGATCGATCAGGGAAGCGAAAGATATGGCCCGGTTTATTTTTCACACAAGATACACGCACAAATGTCGGGGATGGTTGGCGGTTGCGGGAATTGTCATCATTATAACACGCTTGAGCAAATATTAAAATGTAGTAGTTGCCATGCATCGTCCAGACAAAGAGAAAACATCGGCATTCCTGATTTGAAAGCTGCTTATCACAGGCAGTGCATGGATTGCCATCGTGAATGGAGTCACGAGACAGGTTGCACCACATGCCACGCTCCGATAAACAATTTAAAAGTATCGGAAAAAACAGTTTTAGAAAAACAATTGAAAGGTAAAGATCATCCACCGGTCACCGAACCGACAAAAATTGTGTACGAAACTGACTTTGAACCTGGAAAGCTGGTTACGTTCTATCATGATGATCATGTAAATAATTTTAAAATAAAATGCAATAAATGTCATGCTCAGGAAAGCTGTACCAGATGTCACGATGTGAATAATGTATCGAGTGATAAATTATTATTAGTAAAAGAAAAGAAATCATTAGAAGAACATCATAAAAAATGTTTCACTTGTCACAAAGAGAACGATTGTACTAAATGTCATCTCGATAGACCACTTGAGCCGTTTAATCATAAACAGAGAACCGGGTGGGCACTTAATAAACCTCATTCGAACCTTCCCTGTGTAAGTTGTCATGGATCAAAGCAACCATATCAAATACTCGACAATCAATGCACGAGCTGCCACAAGGGCTGGAAAAAGGAAACTTTTAAGCATTCGGTAACAGGTCTGCGGCTTGACGAGATCCACTCAGAGCTTGTTTGCGTAGATTGTCATGTTGGGAATGATTATTCTGTAAAACCCGACTGCAAAAGTTGCCACGAAAACTTTGCATATCCAAAACAAAAACCTGGAAAGTTGGTCAGCAAATAATTAATTTTTTAATTGAATAATAATCTTGAAATATGCTTTTTAACAAGATCGGTTTTCGATTAATATTTGCAGTTGCTCTTACTTCGCTTGTAATCATAGGCGTTTTTGCATACTTTAATATTAAATCGCAAACCGGCAGTTTAATATCCGAAGTTGAACGTCATGCCAACCAGTTAGGTGAAACCGTTATCGCAAGCACGCGGTTCGATATGATGCTGAATCAAAGAGATAGAATTCAGGAAACCATCAATTCAATCGGTAAACAACCTCAAATCAGGGATGTCAGAATCATAAATAAAGTCGGTAAAATTATTTATTCATCTGATTCAAAAAATATAAATAAGATGGTAGATAAACGAGCTGAAAGTTGCTACGCATGCCACTCCGAAGACCGTCCTCTTGAGCAAATTTCGATCACGGAACGGACAAGAATATTTAAAGAGCATCCGGAGTTCAACCGAATTCTCGGAATAATCACCCCGATATACAATGAAAATTCATGCTGGCAAGCCGAATGTCATGCTCATCCTAAAAATCAAAAAGTTCTCGGCGTCCTCGATGTTTCAATTTCACTCGCGGAGGTTGATAAAACAATTGTTATAAGGGAATGGGAAATTGTAGTATTTGCTATCATCGCAATAATAGCCGTTGGATTATTGATCGCTTTCTTTGTGCGACGCTGGGTGTCTAATCCTGTGAATGATTTATTAAATGCAACTCAACAGGTCAGCCAGGGTAATTTGAATTATGCCATTAAAGATCTCAGTAACGATGAAATAGGAAAGCTTGGTACCTCATTTAATAATATGACAAAGAAATTGGCAGAAGCACGGATGCAGCTTTTCCAATCGGACAAAATGGCTTCACTCGGACGACTTGCCGCAGGAGTTGCGCATGAAATAAATAACCCTCTGACCGGAGTCCTCACTTACAGCAGCTTTCTCTTAAAAAGGACAAAGGATAATCCTGAATTCCAGGATGATCTCAACATTATTGTGAGAGAAACTTTACGAAGCCGTGAAATCGTAAAAAGCTTATTGGATTTTTCGCGTCAATCGGTTCCCAGGAAAAGCAACGCTAATTTAAATGACATCATCGATAAGGCGATCAGTGTTATTGAGCGTCAATTATCTTTAAAAAAGATAAAAATCATCAAGCAATCCGAAGTTAATCTTCCCCCGATTACTGTCGATTCAAACCAAATCCAGCAAGTATTTATTAACCTTTTTGTAAAT includes these proteins:
- a CDS encoding c-type cytochrome, translating into MKNKFLLRLIMLFIFGSSTLLAQAADTGTETALIVTGILTAFFVIIIFFVIFVLEGNIEPIVKFLHTAWAYVVPQSAEKAIQMDEDFDGITELDNRIPPWFNYLFGATVLFAVIYLINYHVLKTSPLPQAEFSEELASADLMRRVRIASEGEINEDKLAALKDDASIKEGMEKFKKNCVSCHGNEGGGVVGPNLTDQYWIHGGGVKNIFATIKNGVPAKGMISWKLVFTPKEIQQIASYILTLQGTNPPGGKPQEGNLWVEPKVESSDSVKIAVKS
- a CDS encoding CcoQ/FixQ family Cbb3-type cytochrome c oxidase assembly chaperone, with the translated sequence MFSQYLQQVEGIASYPLISLFIFIPFFIIVLFIVFKMRKEHTDYMSNLPLDEYRESERISS
- the ccoG gene encoding cytochrome c oxidase accessory protein CcoG, whose product is MTETETTNSPASETSFRDQLGIVSKEGKRKWIYPKKPEGRFHRGRILASWILLAILFVTPFLRFNGHPLMLFDITERKFIVFGLIFGPHDYILFAIAMISTIVFIFLFTVVFGRLFCGWICPQTVFMEMVFRKIDYWIEGNPLRQKQLNDSSWTGNKIFKKSFKHGIYFFLSFLISNMLLAWIIGSDKLLKIITSPPSEHMGGLVAILVFTGVFHWIFGWFREQACILVCPYGRLQGVLLDRNSIVIAYDFIRGEPRGKLRKSEERVIGDCIDCHQCVDVCPTGIDIRNGTQLECINCTTCIDACDSIMDSVEKPRGLIRYDSIEGIEKKIRSLFTPRSIGYSILLIILISLLIYLVITRSDIDVTILRTGGMFYQEQPDDYISNLYDVKALNKTFESVPLSFKLKNVDGMISVLGDSLIVKTQESVSVKLFIMLRRDQIRSMNTPLQIEVLRNGEIAQIIETSFLGPVGGKE
- the ccoS gene encoding cbb3-type cytochrome oxidase assembly protein CcoS, giving the protein MSVIWILVGFSIFVAVSFLLLFVWAVRNGQYDDKFTPSVRILFDDEKKNITMNQTSENKVKGSADYGNANDQVR
- the hybB gene encoding Ni/Fe-hydrogenase cytochrome b subunit — translated: MSHELVKPVQIKQKFFTPGVYGLIIIALNGLVFLAGRFIFGIGAVTNLNNQYPWGLWIGVDVAAGVALAAGGFTTAAFGHVMHKEEYHAIVRPALLTAMLGYTFVAIGVFVDIGRWYFIWHPLIMWNGNSALFEVGICVMIYMTVLYIEFLPIVTERFIGKVNLPGLLSPLNKPADKILRLLDRGLSKTMFIFIIAGVVLSTLHQSSLGTLMVIAGPKMHPLWQTPILPLLFLLSAISVGFPMVIFESLMASRSLKLKPEMHVLSRLGSMIAPLLGIYLAFKIGDMFIRETFVYLSEFTTASIMFSIELLLGVIIPLRMFLSPKVLKSPPLLFTASALVVFGVLLNRINNFVVAYTPPYSTGSYFPSIGEISVTIGFVAMLVLAYRFIVINFPVISMPDKQSIQHNKYTIRGFEK
- the ccoN gene encoding cytochrome-c oxidase, cbb3-type subunit I, whose amino-acid sequence is MEMQTIKYDNGVVRNFAIATMVWGIVGMTVGLTIAFQLFDPIYNAKLQYLTFGRLRPLHTNAVIFAFVGNGIFMGLYYSLQRLCKARMFSDLLSKIHFWGWQLIIVAAVVTLPLGISTAKEYAELEWPIDIAITLIWIVLTINVVGTIIKRREKHMYVAIWFYLATLVTVAVLHIVNSIEIPVSFLKSYPVYAGVQDALVQWWYGHNAVAFFLTTPYLGLMYYFLPKAANRPVYSYRLSIVHFWSLIFIYIWAGPHHLLYTALPDWAQSLGTVFSIMLIAPSWGGAINGLLTLRGAWNKVREDPILKFMVVAVTAYGMATLEGPTLSLKNVNALSHYTDWTIAHVHIGALGWNGFLTFGIVYWLIPRMWGTNLFSKKLANLHFWLGTLGIVFYAVPMYWAGVAQSLMWKQFTTFGVLQYPNFLETVLQIIPMYILRAFGGTLYLSGACIMCYNMFKTVRSGKLIKEEEVQVPAVWVDEHVSKENKHRWLEKRPIQFAVVSLVVILIGGLIEIIPTFLIKSNIPTIAAVKPYTPLELQGRDIYIREGCNTCHSQMVRPFRSETERYGEYSKAGEFVYDHPFLWGSKRTGPDLHREGKRYPNLWHFMHMDDPRSVSPGSIMPPYPWLYTQDLDNSTLEPKIRAMQSLGVPYPKGFDLLALTDLQRQAELIAVDLQKQKIPADPSKEIIAVIAYLQRLGTDIQVQK
- a CDS encoding heavy metal translocating P-type ATPase metal-binding domain-containing protein, with protein sequence MVPENNINIETNCFHCGAPTGEVAITYDDKLFCCNGCKSVYEILNGKHLYRYYDFNEHPGITPPISTDSKFAYLDEPDVNSKLIDFSGDGIVVVSFHIPQMHCSSCIWLLENLHKLHPGIFFSRVDFLKKRILIKFVKNKISFRQVVELISSIGYEPELNLNASDPSHRTKIERSLYLKIGVAAFCFGNIMLFSLPEYLSSSMIDTGTRTLFGYLNLILSIPVVYFSSAIFFGSAVNGLRSKAINIDVPIALGIAIVFLRSAVEVLFQIGPGYFDSLTGLVFFLLIGRLFQNKTYDTLNFERKYQSYFPLAVSVKKGWDETTIPITLIRPGERMIIRNNEIIPADSVLMNGIANIDYSFVSGESKPSIKRVGDLIYAGGKHLGSLIELEAIKEVSESEFIQLWNEFRLSDRIKSRLLTLSNTVGKYFTLGILFIALLTAIVWWNINPGKILDSVTAILIIACPCALALAAPFVFGTTLRLFGKKGFYLKHSSVVEALSKTDTIVFDKTGTITKTDRTSIRFNGNSLSEKNQILLASLARSSTHPLSRSIYDFLQIRKNFEVTDFEEVEAAGIRAFVEGSEVQLGSASFVGVKTPENNIKKTSVYASVDGEILGRFEFENVYRDQVDKVFDNLSGSHSISLLSGDDDGEMEKLKDIFPNFNGMEFNQKPADKLSFIKSLQSKNRNVIMVGDGLNDAGALWQSDVAIAITEDVSAFSPACDGILSADAFNDLDRFIRFASTAKHVVYWNFMISIIYNIIGLYFAVQSDLSPMLAAILMPLSSITVVAFSTLLTRFLAKRRGLI
- a CDS encoding 4Fe-4S dicluster domain-containing protein, giving the protein MSGKSRRDFLKQSVAAGAVATGLSTSTATAGPKNILSEDRMGVLVDTTVCVGCRNCEWACKDAHNLPVGNLASYEDRKILETKRRPDHTALTVINEYPHGKNSNLPINVKIQCMHCDRPACVSACIVGAFSKEENGSVIWDTEMCIGCRYCMAACPYQIPAFEYDKAINPLIMKCDFCFNRTKEGNLPGCVNICPVEALTYGPRSELIKIARNRIKKEPHRYIDHIFGEYEVGGSSWMYLGSTDFKELDFPRLGKNPAPGVSESIQHGIFAYFIPPVSLYALLGGIMWITKRRKELEEEGKI